One Luteibacter aegosomaticola genomic window carries:
- a CDS encoding hemin-degrading factor: protein MQDVQTATAPRIDIPALITGYRELREAEPGLRARDAAERLGVSEGALVASRVGDGVTRLAGELPAIIRDLPALGHVMALTRNSYCVHEKKGAYDHIDIGGVMGIVLAEDIDLRLFLKHWRYGFAVKEVSRGRELESLQFFDGDGTAVHKVYVTEETNRSAWRALLHRYTAAVQSPLIDIVAVEQPLPETLADSEVDADSLRDHWRALRDPHDFFAMLKKHKVTRTQALRVVGGEFATPVQNNAIRTVLEGAAATGTPLMVFVGSPGVVQIHTGPVNNIVMAGPWINVMDPSFNLHLRTDAIVSSWIVRKPVPEGVVTSLELYAEDGTQIVQVFGKRKPGIPERDDWRALLGTVEVVA from the coding sequence TGCAGGATGTCCAGACCGCTACCGCGCCGCGCATCGATATACCGGCGCTTATCACCGGCTACCGCGAGCTCCGCGAAGCCGAGCCAGGCTTGCGCGCCCGCGATGCGGCCGAGCGGCTGGGCGTCAGTGAAGGCGCGTTGGTCGCCAGCCGCGTCGGCGATGGCGTGACCCGCCTCGCCGGCGAGTTGCCGGCGATCATCCGCGACCTGCCGGCGCTTGGCCACGTCATGGCCCTGACCCGCAATAGCTACTGCGTGCACGAGAAGAAGGGTGCCTACGACCACATCGATATCGGTGGGGTCATGGGCATCGTGCTCGCGGAAGACATCGACCTGCGGCTGTTCCTCAAACACTGGCGCTATGGCTTCGCGGTGAAGGAAGTGTCGCGCGGTCGCGAGCTGGAGAGCCTGCAGTTCTTCGATGGCGACGGCACCGCGGTGCACAAGGTATATGTCACGGAAGAGACGAACCGCTCGGCATGGCGTGCGCTCCTGCATCGCTACACCGCAGCGGTGCAGTCGCCGCTGATCGACATCGTGGCCGTGGAGCAACCGTTGCCCGAGACGCTCGCCGACAGCGAGGTGGATGCGGATTCGTTGCGGGACCACTGGCGCGCGCTGCGCGATCCGCACGATTTCTTCGCCATGCTGAAGAAGCACAAGGTGACGCGTACGCAGGCCTTGCGTGTGGTGGGCGGCGAGTTCGCGACGCCGGTGCAAAACAACGCCATCCGTACCGTACTGGAAGGCGCCGCCGCGACCGGTACACCGCTGATGGTGTTCGTCGGTTCGCCGGGCGTGGTGCAGATTCACACCGGCCCGGTGAACAACATCGTCATGGCCGGCCCGTGGATCAACGTGATGGATCCCAGCTTCAACCTGCACCTGCGTACGGACGCCATCGTAAGCAGCTGGATCGTGCGCAAGCCGGTGCCCGAAGGCGTCGTGACCTCGCTGGAGCTGTATGCGGAAGATGGCACGCAGATCGTGCAGGTGTTCGGCAAGCGCAAGCCGGGTATTCCCGAGCGGGATGACTGGCGTGCGTTGCTCGGTACGGTGGAGGTGGTGGCATGA
- a CDS encoding heme/hemin ABC transporter substrate-binding protein encodes MSARRLLLAAAFVALPCVAAVATAATRVVSLGGDVTEIVYAIHAQDELAARDSTSTWPEAAKALPDVGYVRQLSAEGVLALRPDLILATHDAGPPTAIEQIRSAGVRIETLPASRTPEDIEAKIRRIGELTAHTKDADALATDVATRFNALAKAVAAMPHHPRVVFLMSTGQGSPMAAGHDTAADRAIALAGGVNAVADVPGYKAVSPEALVAMKPDVILLMKEREDAVGGVAGVLAMPGVGDTPAGKSKRIDFVEGQALLGFGPRTAENAAALQARWARP; translated from the coding sequence ATGAGCGCGCGTCGTCTTTTGCTGGCCGCCGCGTTCGTGGCGTTGCCGTGCGTTGCTGCGGTAGCCACGGCGGCTACGCGCGTCGTATCGCTCGGTGGCGACGTCACCGAGATCGTCTATGCGATCCATGCCCAGGATGAGCTTGCCGCCAGGGATAGCACCAGCACCTGGCCGGAGGCTGCGAAGGCGTTGCCGGACGTGGGCTACGTGCGTCAGCTCAGCGCTGAAGGCGTCCTCGCGTTGCGTCCCGACCTGATCCTGGCGACGCACGATGCCGGGCCGCCGACGGCTATCGAGCAGATTCGCAGCGCCGGTGTGCGCATCGAAACGCTGCCCGCCTCACGCACACCGGAAGACATCGAAGCCAAGATCCGCCGCATCGGCGAACTTACGGCGCACACGAAGGACGCGGATGCGCTGGCCACGGACGTGGCGACGCGCTTCAACGCACTCGCAAAAGCGGTGGCAGCCATGCCGCATCACCCGCGCGTGGTGTTCCTGATGTCGACGGGGCAGGGCAGTCCGATGGCGGCGGGACATGACACGGCGGCCGATCGTGCCATCGCACTGGCCGGTGGCGTAAATGCAGTGGCTGATGTGCCGGGTTACAAGGCGGTGTCGCCCGAAGCGCTCGTGGCGATGAAGCCGGATGTGATCCTTCTGATGAAGGAGCGCGAAGACGCCGTCGGTGGTGTCGCTGGCGTGCTGGCCATGCCTGGCGTGGGCGATACCCCGGCTGGAAAGTCCAAACGCATCGACTTCGTCGAAGGCCAGGCGTTGCTCGGCTTTGGTCCGCGCACGGCAGAGAACGCAGCGGCGCTGCAGGCGCGTTGGGCCAGGCCGTGA
- a CDS encoding FecCD family ABC transporter permease has protein sequence MNSVAASLPRRRTGHPVVLCALGALLFATALWSLTRGAMAIAPGEVIGALLRWIDGTAARGDDSIVLALRVPRLLLAVAVGAALATGGSTMQGLFRNPLADPGLIGVSAGAALGAVAAIVLGGQSGSWLVAVAAFFGGLVATVLVFLLGKRRPGVANLLLAGVAINAIAMAGVGLLTYLANENQLRDLTFWSLGSLGGASWSRLGIVAPWIVLPLLCLPRAARALNALLLGDSEAALLGFRPERLQPFLVGLVALSVGASVAFTGVIGFVGLVVPHLLRMVFGPDHRFLLPASALGGATLLVAADALARTVVAPGELPIGVLTALVGGPFFLWLLLRRRVGESMS, from the coding sequence GTGAATAGCGTCGCCGCGTCATTGCCGCGGCGGCGCACCGGGCACCCGGTGGTGCTTTGCGCACTCGGCGCGCTGCTTTTCGCGACGGCTTTGTGGAGCCTGACGCGCGGCGCGATGGCGATCGCGCCAGGTGAGGTGATCGGCGCGTTGCTCCGCTGGATCGACGGGACCGCAGCACGTGGCGATGACAGCATCGTGCTTGCGTTGCGCGTGCCACGTCTGCTGCTCGCCGTCGCCGTGGGCGCGGCGTTGGCGACCGGTGGCAGCACGATGCAGGGTTTGTTTCGCAACCCACTGGCGGATCCGGGTCTGATCGGCGTGTCGGCGGGTGCGGCGCTCGGCGCGGTAGCCGCCATTGTGCTCGGCGGCCAGTCGGGTTCATGGCTCGTGGCGGTCGCCGCCTTTTTCGGTGGCCTCGTCGCTACCGTGCTGGTGTTTCTGCTCGGCAAGCGTCGGCCTGGCGTTGCCAATCTCCTGTTGGCCGGCGTAGCGATAAACGCCATCGCCATGGCGGGCGTGGGCCTGCTCACTTACCTGGCCAACGAGAACCAGCTGCGTGATCTCACCTTCTGGTCGCTTGGCAGCCTGGGCGGCGCCAGCTGGTCGCGGCTCGGCATCGTCGCGCCGTGGATCGTGCTGCCGCTGCTCTGCCTGCCGCGTGCGGCTCGTGCGTTGAATGCGCTCCTGCTCGGCGACAGCGAGGCGGCCTTGCTTGGCTTCCGGCCAGAGCGTCTGCAACCGTTCCTGGTCGGACTGGTGGCCCTCTCGGTGGGGGCGTCGGTCGCTTTCACTGGCGTCATCGGCTTCGTGGGTCTGGTTGTGCCGCACCTGCTGCGCATGGTCTTCGGCCCCGACCACCGTTTCCTGCTGCCCGCCTCGGCCCTGGGTGGCGCGACGCTCCTTGTCGCTGCCGATGCGTTGGCACGCACCGTGGTGGCACCGGGTGAACTGCCGATCGGCGTCCTGACCGCATTGGTCGGCGGCCCGTTCTTCCTGTGGCTGTTGCTGCGCCGCCGGGTCGGGGAGTCCATGTCATGA
- the hemB gene encoding porphobilinogen synthase — MTFPAVRMRRMRRDAFSRALMRETVLTSADLIMVAFVVEGEGVRQPVPSMPGVERLSIDELVKLGAECVALGIPALALFPSVDGSVKTEDAREAWNPDGLFQRATRELKQRFPELGLIGDVALDPYTTHGQDGLIDAEGYVMNEPTVEALIKMSLAQAEAGMDFVAPSDMMDGRIGAIRDALEAAGFIHTRILAYSAKYASSFYGPFRDAVGSSANLGKGNKHTYQMDVGNSDEALREVELDIAEGADAVMVKPGLPYLDIVRRVKETFGVPTFVYQVSGEYAMIKAAAQNGWLDEKAVVLESLVAMKRAGADAILTYFAIDVARWLKA, encoded by the coding sequence ATGACTTTCCCCGCTGTCCGTATGCGCCGCATGCGCCGCGACGCCTTCTCCCGCGCCCTCATGCGCGAAACCGTCCTCACCAGTGCCGACCTGATCATGGTCGCGTTCGTGGTGGAAGGTGAAGGCGTACGCCAGCCGGTGCCGTCCATGCCGGGCGTGGAACGCCTGTCGATCGATGAGCTGGTGAAGCTCGGCGCCGAGTGCGTTGCCCTCGGTATCCCCGCGCTGGCGCTGTTCCCGTCGGTGGATGGCTCGGTGAAGACGGAAGACGCCCGCGAGGCGTGGAATCCCGATGGCCTGTTCCAGCGCGCTACCCGTGAGCTGAAGCAGCGCTTCCCGGAGCTCGGCCTCATCGGCGACGTGGCGCTCGACCCGTACACGACGCATGGCCAGGATGGCCTGATCGATGCCGAGGGCTACGTGATGAACGAGCCCACCGTCGAAGCGCTGATCAAGATGTCGCTGGCCCAGGCTGAAGCCGGCATGGATTTCGTGGCGCCCTCGGACATGATGGATGGCCGCATCGGCGCGATCCGCGACGCGCTGGAAGCGGCGGGCTTTATCCACACCCGCATCCTGGCCTACTCGGCGAAGTACGCCTCGAGCTTCTACGGCCCGTTCCGCGACGCGGTGGGCTCGTCGGCCAACCTGGGCAAGGGCAACAAGCACACCTACCAGATGGACGTCGGCAACAGCGACGAGGCCCTGCGCGAAGTGGAGCTGGATATCGCCGAAGGCGCCGATGCGGTCATGGTGAAGCCGGGCCTGCCGTACCTCGATATCGTCCGCCGGGTGAAGGAAACCTTCGGCGTGCCGACCTTCGTTTACCAGGTGAGCGGCGAGTACGCGATGATCAAGGCCGCCGCGCAGAACGGCTGGCTGGATGAAAAGGCGGTCGTCCTCGAATCGCTGGTGGCCATGAAGCGCGCCGGTGCCGACGCGATCCTGACCTACTTCGCCATCGACGTCGCCCGCTGGCTCAAAGCCTGA
- a CDS encoding monovalent cation:proton antiporter-2 (CPA2) family protein has product MDGHHFLETAVVFLLATVIAVPLTKRFRLGAVLGFLLAGVVIGPSMLGLVADTAGVATISDFGVVLMLFVIGLELSPSRLWVMRRAVFGSGTLQVIVCALALGAVGYYLFGLTWKAAVIVGGSLALSSTAFGLQILAERKEAGTAYGRQAFAILLFQDLAAIPLIAAVPLLGGALARDAHATPDIMSVIRVVGAILGVIVGGRLVLRHVFRFVARAKSAEVSTATALLVVMGTAWLMELAGISSTLGAFLAGLLLADSEYRHELESNIEPFKGLLLGLFFISVGMSVDLALLLAQPLLVIGLVAALLAVKAVLIMPLGKLVGALTNADSVRLAAVLASGGEFAFVVLNLAQQQHIITDPQRNLMVMTISLSMALTPLLVLLAARLVHERARKPDREFDQIEADTPRVIIAGFGRMGQIVARVLRAQGIQFVALESSVEQVETSRRFGGTSLFFGDPGRPEMLRAAQADKASVFVLATDDPEANLRTARLVRRQYPHLKIVARARNRQHVFRLMDIGVDDPVRETFYSSLMMTRHVLEALDMPPEVVEARIARFRKLDEQVLRQQYLVYDDDAALIQSSKEALNDLQHLFEADAAEERERAEEK; this is encoded by the coding sequence ATGGACGGACATCATTTCCTCGAAACGGCGGTCGTCTTCCTGCTGGCGACGGTGATCGCCGTTCCGCTGACCAAACGTTTCCGGCTTGGCGCCGTGCTGGGTTTCCTGCTGGCGGGCGTGGTCATCGGGCCTTCGATGCTCGGCCTGGTGGCCGATACGGCCGGTGTCGCGACGATCTCCGATTTCGGCGTGGTGCTGATGCTTTTCGTCATCGGCCTCGAGCTATCGCCTTCGCGCCTGTGGGTCATGCGCCGCGCCGTCTTCGGCAGCGGTACCTTGCAGGTCATCGTGTGTGCCCTCGCACTGGGCGCTGTCGGCTACTACCTGTTTGGCCTGACCTGGAAGGCTGCGGTCATCGTCGGCGGCAGCCTTGCGCTGTCTTCTACCGCGTTCGGTCTGCAGATCCTGGCTGAGCGCAAGGAAGCAGGCACGGCCTATGGCCGCCAGGCCTTCGCCATCCTGCTGTTCCAGGACCTCGCCGCCATTCCGCTGATCGCCGCCGTGCCGCTGCTCGGTGGCGCGCTGGCGCGCGACGCGCATGCCACGCCCGACATCATGAGCGTCATCCGCGTGGTGGGTGCCATCCTGGGTGTGATCGTCGGTGGCCGTCTCGTGCTGCGCCATGTGTTCCGCTTCGTGGCGCGCGCCAAGAGCGCCGAAGTCTCGACCGCCACGGCCCTGCTGGTGGTGATGGGCACGGCGTGGCTGATGGAACTGGCTGGCATCTCCAGCACCCTCGGTGCCTTTCTCGCCGGCCTGCTGCTGGCCGATTCGGAATACCGCCACGAACTCGAATCCAATATCGAGCCGTTCAAGGGCCTGTTGCTGGGTCTGTTCTTCATCAGCGTGGGCATGTCGGTGGATCTCGCGCTGCTGCTCGCGCAACCCCTGCTGGTCATCGGCCTGGTGGCGGCGTTGCTGGCGGTGAAGGCGGTGCTCATCATGCCGCTGGGCAAGCTGGTGGGTGCACTGACCAACGCGGATTCCGTGCGACTGGCGGCGGTGCTGGCCAGCGGTGGTGAATTCGCCTTCGTGGTGCTTAACCTCGCCCAGCAGCAACACATCATCACCGACCCGCAGCGCAACCTGATGGTGATGACGATTTCGCTTTCCATGGCACTCACGCCGCTGCTGGTGTTGTTGGCGGCACGTCTGGTCCATGAGCGCGCGCGCAAGCCCGACCGCGAGTTCGACCAGATCGAAGCCGATACGCCGCGGGTCATCATTGCCGGGTTCGGCCGCATGGGCCAGATCGTCGCCCGTGTGTTGCGTGCGCAGGGCATCCAGTTCGTCGCGCTGGAAAGCTCGGTGGAACAGGTGGAGACCTCGCGTCGCTTCGGTGGCACCTCGCTGTTCTTCGGCGACCCGGGCCGCCCGGAGATGCTGCGCGCCGCGCAGGCGGACAAGGCCTCGGTGTTCGTGCTGGCCACGGATGATCCGGAAGCCAATCTGCGCACCGCGCGGCTGGTGCGCCGGCAGTACCCGCACCTCAAGATCGTCGCGCGCGCCCGCAACCGCCAGCACGTGTTCCGCCTGATGGATATCGGCGTGGACGACCCAGTGCGCGAAACGTTCTATTCGAGCCTGATGATGACGCGCCACGTGCTCGAGGCGCTGGACATGCCGCCCGAAGTGGTCGAAGCGCGTATCGCACGCTTCCGCAAGCTCGATGAGCAGGTGTTGCGCCAGCAGTACCTCGTCTACGACGACGATGCGGCGCTTATCCAGAGCTCGAAGGAAGCGCTGAACGACCTGCAGCATCTGTTCGAAGCCGATGCGGCCGAAGAGCGCGAGCGCGCCGAAGAAAAGTAG
- a CDS encoding ankyrin repeat domain-containing protein: MANPKRRRPPLIKALPWFLPALAAVACAGLTASPLALIPLLLANTLAMAAVCHAIGFDPEPNYLRTALRRGSAYVVMFTVYTFVVFVLVAWPLLKLTQAPSLGAALLLAATLVIALGALWRVWPAFGLVYLWDDAYPESSGDGSWIFTAMARSVSFGRHLSAEERFFSHFLPAALGLLVLAFCAVALSGLYGVLPAEMRIAALGLYAVVLLPACSLLIANRTLRALLCDRRGHIRTARADTRREPAISDAHRVPTPEPIPELSTEERQPEIRDGALLAAIRSGDVARAVALVEAGANPNTVAEPGDRDQRPVLTLAALSADTRLLRALIARGADVNRAHQGVTALLAACRDSWHGRPDAVLTLVSNGANAAATDAEGNTALHGAVLSAEPMVAAMLLDAGAPVDAVNAAGETPLAIACRAANWALARFLLEHGAKPAPVGAEPALVAAAGIADDDAEGVRVLLRHKAPVNAANAHGRTALLAAASEGHEQIARVLMQAHANPNLADRHGTTALMEASRAGATGIVQVLADAQADASPRDSHGRDALTLACQSPRAQAATVRALLAMGAQPKATGADGRSALDHATAGGRWDFVALLDPDTPLPTSLSESVLPEAGADSPLHLHDALRFGHWAVASTFASKVREWPVEELAALYVDLAAPGCDAARAWLFDHGLSAEARLAPPADDESDAQGRRLFDALLPQLPQSADALLQLMHAGASPAGAGLLGQAICRLDGEEERLTLAMLDAGADPFGADARGRTPVHMAAATGAIRLLTALLARGLDPNVRDAGGRTPLHAALEHGGDALPLVRLLVAHGADPEAADVNGETPYGLGIGHGDVERWLNWHLWPLPGRSLRASDLPAAAAAGDMQAVDRLLELGFDIDTRDAQGATALLRAAGAGQADVATHLLDAGADPATAAASGVTPLAAAVNARRDAVVERLLARGVAVDQRLPGDTTALMIAAALGYPDIVERLLAAGADTNAEDAHGHTALHAAAQYCFGSNDSLRARRLLDLLIGRAADVNKTDKDGATPLLLLLGSHMRPGTPADATHLGALVPVLLDAGAKIEHADQRGVSALHACAMHALLPPARVLLHRGANRNAADAFGRTAGDVARHLGYVDIAHELGVRANAIPSVRQTLRQPAQPE, translated from the coding sequence ATGGCCAATCCCAAACGTCGACGACCGCCGCTGATCAAGGCGCTGCCCTGGTTCCTCCCCGCCCTTGCCGCCGTGGCGTGTGCCGGCCTTACCGCCTCACCGCTGGCCCTTATTCCGCTGCTGTTGGCCAACACCCTGGCCATGGCGGCGGTATGCCATGCGATCGGTTTCGATCCCGAGCCGAATTACCTGCGCACCGCGCTGCGCCGGGGTTCGGCGTATGTCGTGATGTTCACCGTCTACACCTTCGTGGTGTTCGTGCTGGTGGCCTGGCCCCTGCTCAAGCTCACCCAGGCCCCCAGCCTTGGCGCCGCCCTTCTCCTGGCTGCCACGCTGGTGATCGCCCTGGGCGCCTTGTGGCGTGTCTGGCCGGCCTTTGGCCTGGTCTACCTGTGGGATGACGCCTACCCCGAAAGCAGCGGTGACGGCTCGTGGATCTTCACCGCGATGGCCCGCTCGGTCAGCTTCGGGCGGCATCTCTCGGCGGAAGAGCGCTTCTTCAGCCATTTCCTCCCGGCGGCGCTGGGCCTGCTGGTACTGGCCTTCTGTGCCGTCGCCCTGTCGGGTCTTTACGGCGTGCTCCCCGCCGAGATGCGCATCGCCGCACTCGGCCTGTATGCCGTGGTGCTGCTCCCGGCCTGCTCGCTGCTGATCGCCAACCGTACGTTGCGCGCCCTGCTCTGCGACCGCCGCGGGCACATCCGCACCGCCCGTGCAGATACGCGTCGTGAACCCGCTATCAGTGATGCGCACCGCGTGCCGACGCCCGAGCCGATTCCCGAACTGTCGACGGAAGAGCGCCAGCCCGAGATCCGCGATGGCGCGTTGCTCGCCGCCATCCGCTCCGGCGATGTGGCCCGTGCGGTCGCGCTCGTCGAAGCCGGCGCCAATCCGAATACCGTGGCCGAGCCCGGTGATCGTGACCAGCGGCCCGTGCTCACGCTCGCCGCCCTTTCCGCGGATACGCGCCTGCTGCGCGCACTCATCGCGCGTGGCGCCGACGTCAACCGCGCGCACCAGGGCGTTACCGCGCTGCTCGCCGCGTGTCGCGATAGCTGGCACGGCCGCCCGGACGCGGTGCTCACCCTGGTATCGAATGGCGCCAACGCAGCGGCGACCGATGCGGAAGGTAATACGGCCTTGCATGGCGCGGTGCTAAGCGCCGAACCCATGGTGGCCGCCATGCTGCTTGATGCGGGCGCTCCGGTGGATGCCGTGAACGCCGCTGGCGAAACGCCACTCGCGATCGCGTGCCGCGCCGCCAACTGGGCGCTCGCCCGTTTCCTGCTGGAACATGGCGCCAAGCCAGCACCGGTCGGTGCCGAGCCCGCGCTCGTGGCTGCGGCTGGCATCGCGGATGACGACGCCGAGGGTGTCCGGGTGCTCCTGCGCCACAAGGCGCCGGTGAATGCAGCGAATGCTCACGGCCGCACCGCGCTCCTCGCTGCGGCAAGCGAAGGCCACGAGCAGATCGCGCGCGTCCTGATGCAGGCCCACGCCAACCCAAATCTTGCCGACCGGCATGGCACCACGGCGCTGATGGAGGCCTCGCGCGCCGGTGCCACGGGCATCGTGCAGGTCCTCGCCGATGCCCAGGCCGATGCGTCGCCTCGCGACAGCCACGGCCGCGACGCGCTCACGCTCGCATGCCAGTCGCCGCGCGCGCAGGCTGCGACGGTGCGCGCCCTGCTCGCCATGGGCGCGCAGCCCAAGGCCACGGGTGCGGACGGACGAAGCGCGCTTGACCACGCCACCGCCGGCGGCCGCTGGGATTTCGTCGCCCTGCTCGACCCGGATACACCGCTACCCACATCGCTTAGTGAATCGGTCCTGCCTGAAGCGGGCGCGGATTCTCCGTTGCACCTGCACGACGCCCTGCGCTTCGGCCATTGGGCCGTCGCGTCAACCTTCGCGAGCAAGGTACGCGAATGGCCCGTCGAAGAACTCGCCGCGCTGTATGTCGATCTGGCCGCACCGGGATGCGATGCCGCGCGCGCATGGCTGTTCGATCACGGCCTCTCCGCCGAGGCGCGCCTTGCACCGCCTGCCGACGACGAAAGCGACGCGCAGGGCCGCCGCCTCTTCGATGCGCTGCTCCCGCAACTGCCGCAGTCGGCAGACGCGCTACTGCAGCTGATGCATGCCGGCGCGAGCCCGGCCGGTGCTGGCCTGCTCGGCCAGGCCATCTGCCGTCTGGATGGTGAGGAAGAACGGCTCACGCTGGCGATGCTCGACGCGGGCGCCGACCCGTTTGGCGCCGATGCCCGCGGCCGCACGCCCGTGCACATGGCGGCGGCCACCGGTGCGATACGCCTCCTCACGGCATTGCTTGCGCGCGGCCTCGACCCGAATGTCCGCGATGCGGGCGGGCGTACACCGCTGCATGCCGCGCTGGAACATGGTGGGGACGCGCTGCCGCTGGTGCGCCTGCTGGTGGCACACGGCGCCGACCCCGAAGCGGCCGACGTGAATGGTGAGACCCCGTACGGCCTGGGGATCGGCCATGGCGATGTCGAGCGTTGGCTCAACTGGCACCTCTGGCCCCTGCCGGGCCGCTCGCTGCGTGCCTCCGATCTCCCGGCGGCCGCGGCGGCAGGCGACATGCAGGCGGTCGACCGCCTGCTGGAGCTTGGCTTCGATATCGACACGCGCGACGCGCAGGGCGCCACCGCGCTGTTGCGTGCCGCGGGCGCCGGCCAGGCCGACGTCGCCACGCACCTGCTCGATGCCGGCGCCGATCCGGCGACGGCGGCCGCATCGGGCGTAACTCCCCTAGCCGCAGCGGTTAACGCACGGCGCGATGCCGTCGTCGAACGCCTGCTCGCGCGCGGCGTCGCAGTCGACCAACGCCTGCCCGGCGACACCACCGCCCTCATGATCGCTGCGGCCCTTGGCTATCCCGACATCGTTGAGCGCCTGCTTGCCGCGGGCGCCGATACCAATGCGGAAGATGCCCATGGCCACACGGCGCTCCACGCTGCCGCGCAGTACTGCTTCGGCAGCAACGACAGCCTGCGTGCGCGCCGCCTGCTCGACCTGCTGATCGGCAGGGCCGCCGACGTCAACAAAACCGACAAGGACGGCGCCACGCCGCTGCTCCTGCTGCTCGGTTCGCACATGCGCCCCGGCACACCCGCTGATGCCACGCATCTTGGTGCACTGGTTCCTGTGTTGCTGGATGCGGGCGCGAAAATCGAACACGCCGACCAGCGCGGCGTCAGCGCCCTGCACGCCTGCGCCATGCATGCCTTGCTGCCACCGGCACGCGTGCTCCTGCACCGTGGCGCCAACCGCAACGCCGCCGATGCGTTCGGTCGTACCGCCGGCGATGTGGCGCGGCACCTGGGCTACGTGGATATCGCGCACGAGCTGGGGGTACGCGCCAACGCGATCCCGAGCGTGCGCCAGACCCTACGCCAACCCGCCCAGCCCGAATAA
- a CDS encoding YcgL domain-containing protein — MHCFVYASQRKPDTYVWLTRREGFDVLPEPLVLLLGELRFVLEVELTPHRKLPREDTEKVLANLGELGWHLQAPPKETLSVCNQPNLNREIDPDASIVRA; from the coding sequence ATGCACTGCTTCGTCTACGCCAGTCAGCGCAAGCCCGATACCTACGTGTGGCTTACCCGCCGGGAAGGCTTCGATGTCCTCCCGGAGCCGCTTGTCCTCCTGCTCGGCGAACTCCGCTTCGTGCTTGAGGTGGAGCTCACACCCCACCGCAAACTTCCGCGGGAAGACACTGAGAAAGTTCTCGCCAACCTGGGGGAACTGGGCTGGCACCTGCAGGCGCCGCCCAAGGAAACGCTGAGCGTCTGCAACCAGCCGAACCTAAACCGGGAAATCGACCCGGACGCCTCGATCGTTCGGGCCTGA